A section of the Alkalihalobacillus sp. LMS39 genome encodes:
- a CDS encoding RidA family protein — protein MENITRTSPKNMPKPVGNYSHITRVPKGASLLVTSGQIGTDMSGNVPSNLNDQIKNTFTNIKKVLESEGMTEENIIKVNIWATEEIDWDYFDSLWDELFETAYPSMTVAYITALGLPELKVEIELWCAEV, from the coding sequence ATGGAGAATATCACTAGAACAAGTCCCAAGAATATGCCAAAACCAGTCGGCAACTACAGTCACATTACTAGAGTTCCAAAAGGTGCAAGTTTACTAGTAACATCAGGTCAAATCGGAACAGATATGTCTGGCAATGTTCCTTCAAATTTAAACGACCAAATTAAAAATACCTTTACAAACATAAAAAAAGTTCTTGAATCAGAAGGAATGACTGAAGAGAACATTATAAAGGTTAATATATGGGCAACAGAAGAAATAGATTGGGATTATTTCGATTCTCTATGGGATGAATTATTTGAAACTGCATACCCATCTATGACAGTTGCCTATATTACTGCATTAGGATTACCTGAGTTGAAAGTTGAAATTGAACTATGGTGCGCTGAGGTTTGA
- a CDS encoding TraX family protein, with the protein MNNTNIKIIALIMMLIDHIGYYIPDTPVWFHWIGRVAAPLFIYCVVIGYHHTTNKSKYLVRLGAAAVAMGLLTLFINRRLTYLASIGELDGTLDYITHNFFASLFLIAFIIMLLEKKKVKYILLFIIWQVISTVMVLYLESNVVVSVPLELFIFPLIGNVLLVEGSLFIVLLGVAFYYTYNDKVKVTIGYSVFCLLLALLIRRWGWMREWSFLLPFADYQWMMIFALLFILLYNGKRGFGLKYFFYLFYPIHIVALYFIGRFLD; encoded by the coding sequence ATGAACAATACGAATATAAAAATTATTGCCCTAATTATGATGTTAATTGATCACATTGGATATTATATTCCAGATACACCTGTGTGGTTTCATTGGATTGGGAGAGTCGCTGCTCCTCTCTTTATTTATTGTGTAGTAATTGGGTATCACCATACAACGAATAAATCCAAGTATCTCGTCCGTTTAGGGGCGGCGGCGGTTGCCATGGGTTTATTGACGTTATTTATCAATCGCCGTCTTACCTATTTAGCTAGTATAGGGGAATTGGATGGGACATTGGACTATATTACTCATAACTTTTTTGCTTCCTTATTTTTAATAGCATTCATTATCATGTTATTGGAAAAAAAGAAAGTGAAATATATTCTTTTGTTTATCATCTGGCAAGTTATTTCAACTGTAATGGTACTTTATTTAGAAAGTAATGTTGTCGTATCTGTACCGTTGGAATTATTCATTTTTCCTCTCATTGGTAATGTACTTTTGGTAGAAGGAAGTTTGTTCATCGTATTATTAGGAGTAGCTTTTTACTATACATATAATGATAAAGTAAAAGTCACAATCGGATACAGCGTATTCTGCCTTCTTCTTGCATTATTGATACGAAGATGGGGGTGGATGAGAGAATGGTCATTTTTGCTTCCGTTTGCGGATTATCAGTGGATGATGATTTTCGCCTTGCTTTTCATCTTGTTATACAACGGAAAAAGAGGATTCGGTTTAAAATATTTTTTCTACCTATTCTATCCTATTCATATTGTAGCTCTTTATTTTATCGGTCGCTTCCTAGATTAG
- a CDS encoding HAMP domain-containing sensor histidine kinase, which translates to MKLFIKDHLSFILLYLITFICLPFIIEQLDGFENHYYYFSFLAITLLIILLVIRYHRRKKMYTHLKKENLVQAGFLVYRPHAPIEKAYANQLQQFSSLLLKEQDTYQNFLQEQQLLISHAVHQMKTPISVMQLLVQSNQINDIKSLEEWQKVKVECDKIYFSLNQLLSYSRSTQLLSDLKIEAMPLKKIIQEVINDLKEYFIEEELFPKVTIAEEVILYSDRKWMKVVVYQLLSNAIKYGEKYSTVHIYYRNGQLSIHNRGETIPKSEINRLFNLFYTGSKGRKRSEATGIGLYLVKRILNTLDHPFELTSHHQETIFTIELSKSVSTAAD; encoded by the coding sequence ATGAAGTTATTTATAAAGGATCATCTCAGTTTTATTCTTTTGTATCTGATAACGTTTATCTGCTTACCTTTTATCATTGAACAATTAGATGGTTTTGAAAATCACTATTACTATTTTAGTTTTTTAGCCATCACTTTATTAATTATTCTGCTTGTTATTCGCTATCATCGTCGTAAAAAAATGTATACACATTTAAAGAAAGAAAATTTGGTCCAAGCTGGTTTTCTTGTCTATCGTCCTCATGCTCCAATAGAAAAAGCATATGCCAATCAATTACAGCAGTTTTCTTCCTTACTCTTAAAAGAACAGGACACGTACCAAAACTTTTTACAGGAACAGCAGCTCCTTATTTCACATGCAGTGCATCAGATGAAGACGCCTATTTCTGTCATGCAATTGCTTGTTCAATCGAATCAAATCAATGATATCAAATCGTTGGAAGAATGGCAGAAAGTAAAAGTCGAATGCGATAAAATATACTTCTCGTTAAATCAGCTCTTGTCTTATAGCCGCTCTACCCAATTATTATCTGATTTAAAAATTGAAGCGATGCCACTAAAGAAAATAATACAAGAGGTTATTAACGATTTAAAAGAGTACTTTATTGAGGAAGAACTATTTCCTAAAGTGACAATAGCGGAGGAAGTTATTCTTTATTCAGACCGAAAGTGGATGAAAGTTGTTGTTTACCAATTGCTTAGTAATGCGATTAAATATGGTGAGAAGTACTCTACGGTTCATATATATTACAGGAATGGCCAGTTATCGATTCATAACAGAGGGGAAACCATTCCAAAAAGTGAGATCAATCGCTTATTCAATTTGTTCTATACAGGTTCAAAAGGACGGAAACGAAGTGAAGCAACAGGAATAGGTTTATACTTAGTCAAAAGGATTTTGAATACGTTAGATCATCCGTTTGAGTTAACGTCTCATCATCAAGAAACTATTTTCACCATTGAACTTTCGAAAAGTGTTAGTACGGCTGCCGATTGA
- a CDS encoding FtsX-like permease family protein encodes MSFNHIVIQNILRDKWTYISYFLSSVFSILVFFFFLITAFHPMMDAIDANSSIGIAMILCSMIVYVFSFIFIIYSMLAFLKKKTKSLGVFIISGASTKQVRKMVFRENMLIAFAAIITAIVVGLIVSPLFLMVVKNVLEADSFGMYVPVQAIAMTVILFTVLFFIVSKITTRFIKKEEAVQLLKADVTQEKLILPTPWRLLLSLLVSAALLLPLKVSPDVVESLGIVYLMILFTSLLITIYIILTQGIWFTIRRLQKSSSYYRKTNMLFVSNLQAKGNSHAHVIYLLSILLLAVFVTTSVLYSSYYNVEENTEAVYPYSFQYISLPDNPIEKVQQDIEFIESTLEQAVGEFDAYQSAFKTDEDRRIGFMSNANFNALGTHQAITLNDNEYYVVAGNEGIIPNTDAILDYVDDPLRYVGLEERMILITGFRAVYYVIPDAIYEEFNYPEYHVFAYELEDWTEKRDVAEKIESQIMTESGERYVASKISLYHDELFVKRILFFIGFMLSLIFLSAAMSILYFYLQTSLAGEKEKYLGIRKLGLSMKEIGVIVTRELSILIFAPFTIAAILLFIVLFSIRDALSPAFFQMTTVGVGIILLLFTLSFFIIRKAYFKKLVE; translated from the coding sequence ATGAGCTTTAATCATATTGTCATTCAAAATATATTAAGGGATAAATGGACGTATATTTCCTATTTTCTGAGCAGTGTCTTTTCTATTTTAGTCTTTTTCTTTTTTTTGATTACGGCATTTCATCCAATGATGGATGCAATCGATGCGAATAGCTCAATTGGAATAGCCATGATTTTATGTAGTATGATTGTTTATGTTTTTTCTTTTATTTTTATTATTTATTCGATGCTGGCTTTTTTAAAGAAAAAAACGAAAAGCCTTGGCGTCTTTATCATTTCTGGAGCATCGACGAAGCAAGTGCGGAAAATGGTATTCCGGGAAAATATGCTGATTGCTTTTGCGGCAATTATAACAGCAATTGTTGTTGGATTAATCGTTTCTCCTCTGTTTTTAATGGTCGTTAAAAATGTCTTAGAGGCAGATAGCTTTGGAATGTATGTACCAGTACAAGCTATTGCAATGACGGTCATTTTATTTACTGTTTTATTTTTCATTGTATCCAAAATAACGACACGATTTATAAAGAAAGAAGAAGCTGTACAACTGTTAAAAGCAGATGTCACTCAGGAAAAATTAATCCTACCAACTCCATGGAGGCTCCTTTTATCCCTTTTAGTGAGTGCAGCTTTATTACTACCTCTCAAAGTTAGCCCAGATGTCGTTGAAAGCTTAGGAATTGTTTATTTGATGATTTTGTTTACCAGTCTGTTAATTACGATTTATATTATATTAACCCAAGGAATCTGGTTTACGATTCGGAGGTTGCAAAAAAGCTCCTCGTATTACAGAAAAACGAATATGTTATTTGTATCTAATTTACAAGCCAAAGGTAATTCACATGCTCATGTCATTTATTTGCTCAGTATCTTACTGCTTGCCGTATTTGTGACGACGAGTGTTTTGTACAGTTCGTATTATAATGTCGAAGAAAATACGGAAGCTGTCTATCCGTATAGCTTTCAATATATTTCACTACCAGATAATCCTATAGAAAAAGTACAGCAAGATATTGAATTTATAGAGTCAACCCTTGAGCAAGCAGTAGGAGAATTCGATGCATATCAATCTGCGTTCAAAACAGACGAAGACCGCAGGATTGGCTTCATGTCGAATGCTAATTTCAATGCACTTGGTACACACCAAGCGATAACACTTAACGATAATGAATATTATGTTGTGGCAGGAAATGAGGGAATAATTCCAAATACGGATGCCATTTTGGATTATGTGGATGACCCTCTTCGGTACGTAGGATTAGAAGAACGAATGATTCTTATAACAGGCTTTCGGGCAGTATATTATGTTATACCAGATGCGATATATGAAGAATTCAATTATCCTGAATATCATGTGTTTGCCTATGAATTGGAGGACTGGACAGAGAAACGGGATGTAGCAGAAAAAATAGAATCACAAATCATGACAGAATCAGGTGAGCGTTATGTCGCATCGAAAATTTCGTTATATCATGACGAGTTATTTGTAAAGAGGATCTTGTTCTTTATTGGTTTTATGCTTAGTCTGATTTTTTTAAGTGCAGCCATGAGTATTCTTTATTTTTACTTGCAGACCTCTTTAGCGGGAGAAAAAGAAAAATATTTAGGAATTCGCAAACTCGGACTATCTATGAAAGAAATTGGTGTTATTGTAACAAGAGAATTATCAATACTGATTTTTGCCCCTTTTACAATTGCTGCGATTTTATTATTTATCGTGTTATTCAGTATTCGTGATGCACTTTCACCAGCTTTTTTCCAGATGACTACCGTTGGTGTAGGAATTATTTTGCTGTTGTTTACTCTGAGTTTCTTTATTATACGTAAGGCATATTTTAAAAAATTGGTAGAGTAA
- a CDS encoding ABC transporter ATP-binding protein produces the protein MSDLILNVQHLHKEYVGEVNYNALKGIDFQLKRNEFVSVMGPSGSGKTTFLNCISTIDRPTTGSITINQKNPYELNDEDLAKFRRSELGFVFQDFNLVHTLTVEENILLPLTLDAVNAKEMTSRLAEVVEFLGIEQIMKKRTFEISGGQKQRVAIARAVIHQPSLLLADEPTGNLDSKSANNVMTLFQSIHKTFQTSLLMVTHDPYVASFAERVIFMQDGMLYNEIQKGDHKQQFYQEIVDTLTFLGGGYHEL, from the coding sequence ATGTCAGATTTAATATTAAATGTTCAACATCTCCATAAGGAGTATGTAGGAGAGGTAAACTATAATGCATTAAAAGGAATTGATTTTCAACTGAAACGTAATGAATTTGTCTCTGTCATGGGCCCATCTGGAAGTGGGAAGACGACATTTTTAAATTGTATATCAACTATAGACCGTCCGACAACTGGTTCTATTACAATTAACCAAAAAAATCCATATGAACTGAATGATGAAGATCTTGCAAAGTTTCGACGGAGTGAATTGGGTTTTGTTTTTCAAGATTTTAACTTGGTTCATACATTAACCGTAGAAGAAAACATTTTATTACCATTGACTCTCGATGCAGTGAATGCAAAGGAAATGACATCTCGTTTAGCGGAAGTCGTTGAGTTTTTAGGAATTGAACAAATAATGAAGAAGAGAACCTTTGAAATTTCAGGGGGACAGAAGCAACGTGTAGCCATTGCGCGAGCAGTTATTCATCAGCCTAGTCTATTATTAGCAGATGAGCCGACTGGGAATTTGGACTCTAAATCAGCCAATAATGTGATGACACTATTTCAATCCATTCACAAAACGTTTCAAACCTCTTTATTAATGGTCACACACGACCCGTATGTTGCCAGTTTTGCTGAGCGAGTGATTTTTATGCAAGACGGGATGCTCTACAACGAAATACAGAAGGGTGACCACAAACAGCAATTCTATCAAGAAATTGTAGATACACTGACATTTCTGGGCGGTGGATATCATGAGCTTTAA